Part of the Amphiura filiformis unplaced genomic scaffold, Afil_fr2py scaffold_58, whole genome shotgun sequence genome is shown below.
TAACACCTTACAAtatgacagtaatggaaagaaaagtgcaaatgttcatcATTTTTCAGTACAGCATTGACAAATTAACAAGGTAaacatcaatctcttacacaggaTATTACCACATGCTTCATTGTGTCTTTCATGCAGTTGTTACATTGTGCAATCTCATAGAATACTagagtttgcacagtatttgcaAGGTATTTAGAGGTTGCCACCCCTGGTGTACCTTACCTTAGCTCCTTCAATATCTCTCCTTAAAGCTTTCTCCCCAATCAATCCATTATAGAAATCAACATCACCTTTGACCCCAGCTGCATCCATAGCAACCATCAATTTCTTCTCAGCAGGTTTAGAATGTGGGATCAAACCACTGAGCAAACCAAATGTCTTGATGTCTGGAGTGACTCCATCCTGCTCCATACTCTGAAGAACGCCCTCGCAGCCACCAATCAAAGCCAAACGATCTTGAGGAGTGTTTATGCTTCCTAATGATACAACGCTTTGTAAATCCTTGGGTGATGCATTCAACAAATTTGGCACTGATGATGCGATACTGTATTGGGAAGACATTGGAAGATTTGTATCTTTTTCGCCAGTTTGCACAGTGGACACTAATGCATTCTGGGATGGATATTTGTTGTCTGCTTTTTCCTCTTGCCACCAAAATGTGTGCTTTTCTGGAGTTCTGGTGTCCTTATTTTCCCAATCACTCTCAAGGAATTCACTATCGTCACTTTCAACATTTTCTTCAGAAATGGGGTTTATTGGGAAGATTTCAATTCTTTGCGACTCTGGGTTGATGGGTACTGCAGCTTTAGATTTCTTGCGAGATTTACGAGCCCTTGCTGGTAGGCTTGGTGGGAGTTGTAGTAAATCCTGTGATTGTCCTCTTTGTAACAGCACCTGATTGGCCATATCTATATCACCTATACCACAATCCCTTGCGATTCGTAGCAGTAGGTTGTATGAATATTTGTCCAGTTTGATATTGCGTTGTCTAATGTACCTCCAACCCTGAAAGGAACAAAATTGAACATGAAATTATAATGCATCTTGAAATTTGACTTTGATAAAAAGGAATATaataggcttgttcagacgattgcttgtaaagtcgcttgtaactacattcaaatgtaaacttgcatgtagtgcccgTATAAAcacactcgcatgtagctacatggaAGTTACAAGTGacaattttacatgtaagatatcttacatgtagcgagcttcattcgaatgtaaggccagtgtgaacaagacttgcatgttaactcgcttgtaagcatgaccttgatgacccaatcctattctgattgtgcataatcatggcataatttaccagtgaaggtcaagcttacttttgagttggcttacaagtaagtcccgtgtggacacacatTCGCTTGTAGCATCATTTAATGGCTCGCTTGTAAGTTATATTCgaaagtaggctaccgtctaaacacacctaatgTCACACTTTTGGCAGGATAAGTTTAAAATGTCTGTCAAAACATCAGATGACTCATTCTGAAGACTACATGTATGTGTTTCACATCAAAAGTTCAAGGTAAGTAGAATGtacaattttgtttaaatcacTTTTGGATATTTTGTTACCAAGCACATGTCAACTTACAGTTGGAAATATCTTTTGTTAAAAGGTTTCAAATATCAATTTGCATAAACATTTATTTCTTAAAATCCTGAAAAagcttatagtttgatcagctcgtaatcagtaggccttataacatcgcggattaatatcaatatgtatTATTTTGAGAGTTGTCTTGTGTCATCttgccagaagtatcacaaattattaatttgaaGTCCTATACTCTATCTACATTATATAACACGCACATCAGAGGGGCCAGCTATATCACAAATTCACTCTTAACGTGGGACTACTTTTCCACGTAGTGGTAAAAGCttgcctaacaattcccgccgattacatgctgatcaaactataacttAAGGAATCTTGAATTACAAAATTGCCTAATCCACAACTATTTATACCATATGGGATTGTACAATGTGAGAATGAACTTACTTGTATAGCATATGTTAATCCAGCTTCTTTCTGACTTGCAcaagcaaagaaaaagaaattacAACTTTCTGCTGTTACATGTGGGGTAGATGCCAAAAGGTAGcggaaaaggtcaaaggtcatctggacATCCCCGCACTTGGCATAAGCTTTCATTAATGCATGGTGTGTGATGAGGTTGATGTTGACGTTTTTTTCCTGCATTTGTCCATGGAGTTTGCGCAGACGTTGGATGCCATCTTCTGTTGGCCATGGAGATTCTGCACATGCGTTGATGAGTGCAGTATATGTGACATCTACTGGAAGAATACCACGTTTTTTCATCTATGGAAAAAGAAAACAATCAAAATAAAGTTTAACGATGTGCAGCAAGTTACACTCAATTTGCCCTTGCTGAGAAATTGACGTCTCcaattgtttaccgggtcagaggtCATGTTGTCATGCCAGCGTTGCTGGTGATTGACCGGGAACCAATGAGAGTCGTCGCATGTCGCTGGTTTTGGGGCATGATCCTGGTGATCAAATTATTGTTGGTTGGAAATCGAACAAGACAACATCTAGaaaaaattttagggtaattaAGCATATTTCCATGGTTCAGCAagacaatttggaaattttgccccacACTGGCTCAGTGGTCGCAGTACACCCCTGCCAATAAGGTGTTTTACACTAGAGATTTCAAATCATTTATGTACTTACATCATTGTACAATTTAAAGGCCATCTTGGTATATCCTGCACGGCCACATGCTCCTATCAGGATGTTGTAGTTATAGGCAATGGGTTTGACTCGTTCCTCCTTCAACATCCGAATCTGAAGCATCTCAATAGCTTCTTTAAGCTGGGGgataaaattgttaataatttaaacaaaattcacatatgcacactgcacagcaacatatataatatatacatacatgCAAAGAAGTtttattgtgttttgtttgtttttacatctTATTTTCAACACCTttatttatatcctttatataaatgAAGATACATGTAATTTCCTTCCA
Proteins encoded:
- the LOC140144482 gene encoding pentatricopeptide repeat-containing protein 1, mitochondrial-like, coding for MDFGRTDRGMDDGDQFGNLTDKFVSKNQMDLGSKYDDEPDSDEEDWVRPRGRRNKPYWFGTQMKNLCKEGKLKEAIEMLQIRMLKEERVKPIAYNYNILIGACGRAGYTKMAFKLYNDMKKRGILPVDVTYTALINACAESPWPTEDGIQRLRKLHGQMQEKNVNINLITHHALMKAYAKCGDVQMTFDLFRYLLASTPHVTAESCNFFFFACASQKEAGLTYAIQGWRYIRQRNIKLDKYSYNLLLRIARDCGIGDIDMANQVLLQRGQSQDLLQLPPSLPARARKSRKKSKAAVPINPESQRIEIFPINPISEENVESDDSEFLESDWENKDTRTPEKHTFWWQEEKADNKYPSQNALVSTVQTGEKDTNLPMSSQYSIASSVPNLLNASPKDLQSVVSLGSINTPQDRLALIGGCEGVLQSMEQDGVTPDIKTFGLLSGLIPHSKPAEKKLMVAMDAAGVKGDVDFYNGLIGEKALRRDIEGAKEIVSVLHSQGLFPTVKTYGNLAKGCYRSQDGVQLLEDMKATGKRPNIYIFSSLISAANKAKDYSYLVKVLNLMLEHQVQPNEQLLEKLENIASFHQNKAKVEESTGKRWSEKDEKQLNYFRKNYIPWLDKIKMAAKDHPWDKYRPAKYQRPVLNDRDI